Proteins from one Agelaius phoeniceus isolate bAgePho1 chromosome 10, bAgePho1.hap1, whole genome shotgun sequence genomic window:
- the SCHIP1 gene encoding schwannomin-interacting protein 1 isoform X2, with protein sequence MVHQENCSYQAQKNERESIRQKLALGSFFDDGPGLYTSCSKSGKPSLSSRLQSGMNLQICFVNDSSSDKDSDGDDSKTETSLDTPLSPMSKQSSSYSDRDTTEEESESLDDMDFLSRQKKLQAEAKMALAMAKPMAKMQVEVEKQNRKKSPVADLLPHMPHISECLMKRSLKPTDLRDMTIGQLQVIVNDLHSQIESLNEELVQLLLIRDELHTEQDAMLVDIEDLTRHAESQQKHLAEKMPAK encoded by the exons ATGGTTCACCAGGAAAACTGCTCCTACCAG gcccaGAAGAATGAGCGTGAGTCCATCAGGCAGAAGTTGGCTCTGGGCAGTTTCTTCGACGATGGCCCCGGGCTCTACACGAGCTGCAGCAAGAGCGGCAAGCCCAGCCTGTCCTCCCG GTTACAGAGTGGGATGAACCTGCAGATCTGCTTTGTCAACGACAGCAGCAGCGACAAGGACAGCGACGGCGATGACAGCAAGACAGAGACCAGCCTGGACACGCCCTTGTCACCCATG AGCAAGCAGAGCTCATCCTACTCGGACAGAGACACGACGGAGGAGGAGTCGGAGTCCCTGGATGACATGGATTTCCTCAGCAGGCAGAAGAAGCTCCAGGCTGAAGCCAAGATGGCCTTGGCTATGGCCAAGCCCATGGCCAAGATGCAGGTGGAGGtggagaagcagaacaggaagaAGTCGCCGGTAGCAGATCTC CTGCCACATATGCCTCATATAAGTGAATGCCTAATGAAGAGAAGTTTAAAACCCACTGACCTAAGGGACATGACCATTGGGCAGCTACAGGTGATAGTCAATGACCTGCACTCACAGATAGAAA GCTTGAACGAGGagctggtgcagctgctgctgatccGGGACGAGCTGCACACGGAGCAGGATGCCATGCTGGTGGACATCGAGGACCTCACCAG gCACGCCGAGAGCCAGCAGAAGCACCTGGCAGAGAAGATGCCAGCCAAGTGa